A window of the Streptomyces finlayi genome harbors these coding sequences:
- the trmB gene encoding tRNA (guanosine(46)-N7)-methyltransferase TrmB, translating into MSESLNPTPETPGATDDAAALRAASFERMRRLRQEPRFPGGPAADPAGSHHERRIRSFQPRRSRVTAGQEDALQRLWPTWGLDIDGLRVLDLPALFDGLPVVLEIGFGMGEATAQMAADDPGTGILAVDVHTPGQGNLLGLAERSGLTNVRVANGDAIILLREMLAPEALDGLRVYFPDPWPKSRHHKRRLIQPEFLDLVARRMKPGAVIHCATDWEPYAEQMLEVLTAHPRFENTQADGGYAPRPAFRPLTRFEGQGLDKGHVVHDLLFARV; encoded by the coding sequence GTGTCTGAGTCCCTGAACCCCACCCCCGAGACGCCCGGCGCCACGGACGACGCGGCTGCCCTGCGTGCCGCCTCCTTCGAGCGGATGCGCCGGCTGCGCCAGGAGCCCCGCTTCCCCGGCGGGCCCGCCGCAGACCCCGCCGGCTCCCACCACGAGCGCCGCATCCGCAGCTTCCAGCCGCGCCGCAGCCGGGTCACCGCCGGCCAGGAGGACGCCCTCCAACGGCTGTGGCCGACGTGGGGCCTGGACATCGACGGACTGCGTGTCCTCGATCTGCCCGCGCTGTTCGACGGGCTGCCGGTGGTCCTGGAGATCGGCTTCGGGATGGGCGAGGCCACCGCGCAGATGGCCGCCGACGACCCGGGCACGGGAATTCTCGCCGTCGACGTGCACACCCCCGGCCAGGGAAATCTGCTCGGTCTCGCCGAGCGCTCGGGTCTCACCAACGTCCGCGTCGCCAACGGTGACGCGATCATCCTGCTGCGCGAGATGCTCGCACCCGAGGCGCTCGACGGCCTGCGGGTGTACTTCCCCGATCCCTGGCCCAAGAGCCGGCACCACAAGCGGCGGCTGATCCAGCCGGAGTTCCTCGATCTGGTGGCGCGGCGGATGAAGCCGGGGGCTGTGATCCACTGCGCGACCGACTGGGAGCCGTACGCGGAGCAGATGCTCGAGGTGCTCACCGCGCACCCCCGCTTCGAGAACACCCAGGCGGACGGCGGATACGCGCCACGCCCGGCGTTCCGGCCACTGACCCGGTTCGAGGGCCAGGGCCTGGACAAGGGACACGTCGTGCACGACCTGCTCTTCGCCCGCGTCTGA
- a CDS encoding PrsW family intramembrane metalloprotease — MSEWSAQHQQPAVPVLEEQRLGEFLGAVPERGQWRYRPRRVGMVWRSKAFRAGAVISVLALCGLLILSLVREQTGTQGFLVGLGLAVLPVPLLLAAFRWLDRVEPGPWRSLLFSFAWGACAAALVAITANTFAARWIATATADPSHADTLGATVIAPVVEESAKAAAVLLIFLFRRREFSGVVDGIVVAGFTATGFAFTENILYLGNAFGEDQQLGSSGLGSVTAGTFFVRVVMSPFAHPLFTVLTGIGFGIAALSARRHRARRIMVPVLGLVLAMGMHALWNGSSTFGTYGFFAVYGAFMVPAFGLVTWLAIWSRQRELRTLAAELPAYAAAGWLSPAEPSALSSMRARGMARDLARHWHGRAAARAVAEYESFATSLAVLRRRARRGAVGADFAVRERELLHHLWERRAVAGPALAYAAGRLVSRPPAPRPAPYQWYGSYNPYLRRTAPPGRIPHQQPLYDQHPYQHPYQQPTSRQPPFQPPPFQPPVR; from the coding sequence GTGTCCGAATGGTCCGCGCAGCACCAGCAGCCGGCCGTCCCGGTTCTCGAGGAGCAACGGCTCGGCGAGTTCCTGGGCGCCGTGCCCGAGCGCGGCCAGTGGCGCTACCGGCCGCGCCGCGTCGGCATGGTGTGGCGCAGCAAGGCGTTCCGTGCCGGTGCGGTGATCTCCGTACTCGCTCTCTGCGGGCTGCTCATCCTGTCCCTGGTCCGCGAACAGACCGGTACGCAGGGCTTCCTCGTCGGGCTCGGGCTCGCCGTACTGCCCGTGCCGCTGCTGCTGGCCGCCTTCCGCTGGCTGGACCGGGTCGAGCCGGGCCCCTGGCGGAGTTTGCTGTTCTCCTTCGCCTGGGGCGCGTGCGCCGCCGCGCTGGTCGCGATCACCGCGAACACGTTCGCCGCCCGCTGGATAGCCACGGCGACCGCGGATCCGTCGCACGCCGACACCCTCGGTGCCACGGTGATTGCGCCGGTCGTCGAGGAGAGCGCGAAGGCCGCCGCGGTCCTGCTGATCTTCCTGTTCCGGAGACGGGAGTTCAGCGGTGTGGTCGACGGGATCGTGGTCGCCGGTTTCACCGCGACCGGTTTCGCGTTCACCGAGAACATCCTCTACCTCGGCAACGCCTTCGGTGAGGACCAGCAGTTGGGCAGTTCGGGCCTCGGTTCGGTGACGGCCGGGACGTTCTTCGTCCGGGTGGTGATGTCGCCGTTCGCGCACCCCCTGTTCACCGTGCTCACCGGCATCGGCTTCGGAATCGCCGCGCTCAGCGCCCGCCGCCACCGCGCCCGCCGGATCATGGTCCCGGTGCTGGGTCTCGTCCTCGCCATGGGCATGCACGCCTTATGGAACGGCTCGTCGACGTTCGGCACGTACGGGTTCTTCGCGGTCTACGGGGCGTTCATGGTCCCCGCGTTCGGTCTGGTGACCTGGCTGGCGATCTGGTCCCGTCAGCGCGAACTGCGCACCCTGGCCGCCGAGCTGCCCGCGTACGCGGCGGCCGGCTGGCTGTCTCCCGCCGAACCGTCGGCCCTCTCCTCGATGCGGGCCCGGGGCATGGCCCGCGACCTGGCCCGCCACTGGCACGGCCGGGCGGCGGCGCGGGCGGTCGCCGAGTACGAGTCGTTCGCGACGTCCCTGGCCGTTCTGCGGCGGAGGGCCCGCCGCGGTGCGGTGGGCGCGGACTTCGCCGTGCGCGAGCGGGAGCTGCTGCACCACCTCTGGGAGCGCAGGGCCGTCGCCGGACCGGCGCTGGCGTACGCGGCCGGCCGGCTCGTCTCACGCCCGCCGGCCCCGCGCCCGGCCCCGTACCAGTGGTACGGGAGCTACAACCCGTACCTGCGGCGGACAGCCCCGCCCGGCCGAATACCGCACCAGCAACCGCTGTACGACCAACACCCGTACCAACACCCGTACCAGCAGCCGACGTCCCGACAGCCCCCTTTCCAGCCGCCGCCGTTCCAGCCGCCGGTACGTTGA
- the lhgO gene encoding L-2-hydroxyglutarate oxidase → MMTHAAYDCDVLVIGGGIVGLSTAYAITRTSPRTRVTVLEKEWGPARHQTGRNSGVIHSGIYYRPGSLKARFAVRGAAELVDFCTEHGIAHAVTGKLIVATDRSELPRLHGLVQRGREHGLPVRELGPAQIAEYEPHVRGLAAIRVGTTGVCDFGAVAARFATEVSAAGGTIRYGAEVTAIDRRPWGTAVRTADGRVVRARVLVNCAGLHSDRIARLAGDDPGVRIVPFRGEYYELAREQLVRGLVYPVPDPAFPFLGVHLTRGVDGSVHVGPNAVPALAREGYRWPVVRPRELADTLTWPGSWHIARRHWRYGAGELHRSLSKRAFTQAVRRLLPEVTEDDLRPSTAGVRAQAVLRDGTLVDDFLIREAPHTVHVLNAPSPAATASLPIGREVARRALRRARATGWKPPAVESGHCV, encoded by the coding sequence ATGATGACGCACGCGGCGTACGACTGCGACGTGCTGGTGATCGGCGGCGGGATCGTCGGTCTGTCGACGGCGTACGCCATCACGCGTACCTCACCGCGCACCCGGGTCACGGTCCTGGAGAAGGAGTGGGGGCCGGCCCGCCATCAGACGGGGCGCAACAGCGGAGTGATCCACAGCGGGATCTACTACCGCCCGGGTTCCCTCAAGGCCCGCTTCGCGGTGCGGGGCGCCGCCGAGCTGGTCGACTTCTGTACGGAGCACGGCATCGCCCACGCGGTGACCGGAAAGCTGATCGTCGCCACCGATCGGTCCGAGCTCCCCCGGCTGCACGGGCTGGTGCAGCGCGGCCGTGAGCACGGCCTGCCGGTCCGGGAGCTGGGACCGGCGCAGATCGCCGAGTACGAGCCGCATGTGCGGGGCCTCGCGGCGATCCGGGTCGGCACGACGGGCGTCTGCGACTTCGGTGCCGTCGCGGCCCGCTTCGCCACGGAGGTGAGCGCGGCCGGCGGGACCATCCGGTACGGGGCCGAGGTCACCGCCATCGACCGCCGCCCCTGGGGCACGGCGGTGCGGACGGCGGACGGCCGGGTCGTCCGGGCCAGGGTCCTCGTCAACTGCGCGGGTCTCCACAGCGACCGGATCGCCCGGCTCGCGGGCGACGACCCGGGCGTACGGATCGTCCCCTTCCGCGGGGAGTACTACGAGCTCGCCAGGGAACAGCTGGTGCGCGGCCTGGTCTACCCGGTGCCGGACCCTGCCTTCCCCTTCCTCGGTGTGCATCTGACCCGGGGCGTGGACGGCTCCGTACACGTCGGGCCGAACGCCGTGCCCGCGCTGGCCCGCGAGGGCTACCGCTGGCCCGTCGTGCGCCCCCGCGAGCTCGCGGACACACTGACCTGGCCGGGGTCCTGGCACATCGCCCGGCGGCACTGGCGGTACGGCGCGGGCGAGCTGCACCGGTCGCTCTCGAAGCGAGCGTTCACCCAGGCCGTCCGGCGGCTTCTGCCCGAGGTGACGGAGGACGATCTCCGGCCCTCCACCGCCGGGGTGAGGGCCCAGGCGGTGCTGCGGGACGGCACCCTGGTCGACGACTTCCTGATCCGTGAGGCGCCGCACACCGTGCACGTGCTGAACGCCCCGTCCCCCGCCGCCACCGCCTCCCTGCCCATCGGAAGGGAGGTGGCGCGGCGGGCCCTGCGGCGGGCTCGTGCCACGGGGTGGAAGCCGCCCGCCGTAGAATCGGGGCATTGTGTCTGA
- a CDS encoding aldo/keto reductase: MTSLRTLGSSGLQVFPLALGGNVFGWTADEAQSFAVLDAYAAAGGNFIDTADSYSAWAPGNEGGESETVVGKWLASRGNRSEIAVATKVGAHPSYKGLSAATVKGAAEESLRRLGTDHIDLYYTHFDDETVPVEEIITALDQLVRDGKVREIAASNISPERLRASLDFSEREGLARYVALQPHYNLVSRDTYEGALQDTAAAAGLAAVPYFALASGFLTGKYRAGATVDSPRADRAGQYLRSERGQRVLAALAAIANERDAEIATVALAWLAARPTVVAPIASARTVEQVPALVAVVGLQLTEQEQATLTEASA; this comes from the coding sequence ATGACTTCACTCCGTACGCTCGGTTCCTCCGGCCTCCAGGTCTTCCCCCTCGCCCTCGGCGGCAACGTCTTCGGCTGGACGGCCGACGAGGCACAGTCCTTCGCCGTTCTGGACGCGTACGCCGCGGCGGGCGGCAACTTCATCGACACCGCCGACTCGTATTCGGCCTGGGCCCCGGGCAACGAAGGCGGTGAGTCGGAGACCGTCGTCGGCAAGTGGCTCGCCTCGCGCGGCAACCGCTCCGAGATCGCCGTCGCCACGAAGGTCGGCGCCCACCCCTCGTACAAGGGGCTCTCCGCCGCCACCGTCAAGGGTGCGGCGGAGGAATCGCTGCGCCGGCTCGGCACCGACCACATCGACCTCTACTACACGCACTTCGACGACGAGACCGTCCCCGTCGAGGAGATCATCACCGCCCTCGACCAACTGGTGCGGGACGGCAAGGTCCGCGAGATCGCCGCGTCCAACATCAGCCCCGAGCGCCTGCGGGCATCCCTCGACTTCTCCGAGCGCGAGGGCCTGGCCCGGTACGTCGCACTCCAGCCGCACTACAACCTCGTCTCCCGCGACACCTACGAGGGCGCGCTCCAGGACACGGCCGCAGCCGCCGGTCTCGCCGCCGTCCCGTACTTCGCACTCGCCTCGGGCTTCCTCACCGGCAAGTACCGCGCGGGCGCCACGGTCGACAGCCCCCGGGCCGACAGGGCGGGCCAGTACCTGCGGTCGGAGCGCGGGCAGCGGGTTCTCGCCGCGCTCGCCGCGATCGCGAACGAGCGGGACGCCGAGATCGCCACCGTCGCCCTCGCCTGGCTGGCCGCCCGTCCCACCGTGGTGGCGCCGATCGCGTCGGCCCGTACGGTCGAGCAGGTGCCCGCGCTGGTCGCGGTCGTGGGCCTCCAGCTGACCGAGCAGGAGCAGGCGACGCTGACGGAGGCGTCCGCCTGA